A genomic stretch from Myripristis murdjan chromosome 12, fMyrMur1.1, whole genome shotgun sequence includes:
- the ntmt1 gene encoding N-terminal Xaa-Pro-Lys N-methyltransferase 1 isoform X1 translates to MRAQTNCGIWCCDKTRMSDIAEDETSFYSNAEDYWRDVSPTVDGMLGGYGSISSIDLNGSKAFLQKFLGEGEGKTGTGCALDCGAGIGRISKRLLLPLFHTVDLVDVTQEFLDKAKTYLGQDGQRVGNYFCCGLQDFAPEKGRYDVIWIQWVIGHLTDSHLVEFLRRCQSALRPNGLIIIKDNVAYEGVVPDEVDSSVCRELGIVRKLVGQAGLRIIHEEQQMNFPKEIYQVHTLALR, encoded by the exons ATGAGAGCACAGACCAACTGTGGGATTTGGTGCTGTGACAAAACGAG GATGAGTGACATAGCAGAGGACGAGACCAGCTTCTATTCCAATGCAGAGGACTACTGGAGGGACGTCTCCCCCACTGTGGACGGCATGCTGGGAGGCTACGGCAGCATCTCCAGCATCGACCTCAACGGATCCAAGGCTTTTCTGCAGAAGTTCCTCGGT GAGGGTGAGGGGAAGACAGGCACAGGCTGTGCTCTAGACTGTGGAGCCGGTATTGGGCGGATCTCCAAGCGTTTGCTGCTGCCTCTCTTTCACACGGTGGACCTGGTTGATGTGACGCAGGAATTCCTGGACAAAGCCAAGACCTACCTGGGCCAGGATGGCCAACGAGTAGGCAACTACTTCTGCTGCGGCCTGCAGGACTTTGCACCAGAGAAAGGACGCTACGATGTCATCTGGATCCAGTGGGTCATTG GCCACCTGACAGACAGCCACCTGGTGGAGTTCCTGCGACGCTGTCAAAGCGCCCTGCGGCCCAACggcctcatcatcatcaaggaCAATGTGGCGTATGAGGGCGTGGTCCCAGACGAGGtggacagcagtgtgtgtcgcGAGCTGGGCATAGTTCGCAAACTCGTAGGCCAGGCAGGTCTGCGCATCATCCACGAGGAGCAACAGATGAACTTCCCAAAGGAGATCTACCAAGTCCACACGCTGGCCCTCAGatag
- the ntmt1 gene encoding N-terminal Xaa-Pro-Lys N-methyltransferase 1 isoform X2: MMSDIAEDETSFYSNAEDYWRDVSPTVDGMLGGYGSISSIDLNGSKAFLQKFLGEGEGKTGTGCALDCGAGIGRISKRLLLPLFHTVDLVDVTQEFLDKAKTYLGQDGQRVGNYFCCGLQDFAPEKGRYDVIWIQWVIGHLTDSHLVEFLRRCQSALRPNGLIIIKDNVAYEGVVPDEVDSSVCRELGIVRKLVGQAGLRIIHEEQQMNFPKEIYQVHTLALR, from the exons AT GATGAGTGACATAGCAGAGGACGAGACCAGCTTCTATTCCAATGCAGAGGACTACTGGAGGGACGTCTCCCCCACTGTGGACGGCATGCTGGGAGGCTACGGCAGCATCTCCAGCATCGACCTCAACGGATCCAAGGCTTTTCTGCAGAAGTTCCTCGGT GAGGGTGAGGGGAAGACAGGCACAGGCTGTGCTCTAGACTGTGGAGCCGGTATTGGGCGGATCTCCAAGCGTTTGCTGCTGCCTCTCTTTCACACGGTGGACCTGGTTGATGTGACGCAGGAATTCCTGGACAAAGCCAAGACCTACCTGGGCCAGGATGGCCAACGAGTAGGCAACTACTTCTGCTGCGGCCTGCAGGACTTTGCACCAGAGAAAGGACGCTACGATGTCATCTGGATCCAGTGGGTCATTG GCCACCTGACAGACAGCCACCTGGTGGAGTTCCTGCGACGCTGTCAAAGCGCCCTGCGGCCCAACggcctcatcatcatcaaggaCAATGTGGCGTATGAGGGCGTGGTCCCAGACGAGGtggacagcagtgtgtgtcgcGAGCTGGGCATAGTTCGCAAACTCGTAGGCCAGGCAGGTCTGCGCATCATCCACGAGGAGCAACAGATGAACTTCCCAAAGGAGATCTACCAAGTCCACACGCTGGCCCTCAGatag